One stretch of Leadbetterella byssophila DSM 17132 DNA includes these proteins:
- a CDS encoding SusC/RagA family TonB-linked outer membrane protein, producing the protein MRKPLFSVPIHLRGVALIMLGGGLLLSPAAEAKDRGVNLSAINAVVNRNLEGKVTDTNGDPIPGVNIRVEGTTLGVISDVNGDFKLSVPDGRVTLVFTSVGYLEQKVVVNPGQTVVNVSLEDDSKLMSEVVVVGYGTQKRSDITGSVASVPKERLSNLPVNNVMQAVQGAVANVSVSQASSIPGDAPSTQIRGRNSINASSEPYVVVDGIPLSRTDGSINDINPNDVASIEILKDPSAVAIYGVNGSNGVILITTKRGTTGKPTVRYNTYGGVEEAAHILEPASPEELLRRYAEYSRITNTSLYNGGPVRNQYEWDNYQNGVTTDWLDAVMQTGVVQNHNVGISGGTENAKYFVSLDYLDQKGIVQGYNYKRYSFRTNTDVKATKYLSIGTSTFIVSHNRDGGRANLLQAAAMSPYARMYNEDGSLTQYPMYSEQLWANPLLNTTTNPIRRQWNISLNGYADVNFGNIWRPLAGLNYKFNAGYSFVPVRNNEYYGKSVYNMSGTGTITNNESQTYTLENIVTYNKDFGKHHFDLTGLYAAKEKYWQQAVATGQVFPNDDLEWGNLESASTQTVSSQADKYRSLSQMGRLNYGFDSRYMFTLTVRRDGSSVFGKNNKYGTFPSAALAWNITNESFMQKYSDVLTNLKLRVSYGISGNEAIGVYQTLALMSSGSLAMDGRPYTTLKVQSRMGNDDLQWEKTKGFNTGLDFGLYRNRISGTIDFYKTNTFDMLLLQRIPQITGYNDVWSNIGKVANTGIELTVTSKNIVKPDFSWSSTVVFSTNKNKIVDVYGDGKDDIGNRWFIGHPVGVIYDYTKVGIWQEDEIEQGLNKGWDDTALPGDLKLADLNKDGKVDDNDRSILGQTAPKWTGGLTNTLTYKNFNLNIFIQTVQGALRNNPQIGGASDEMGRRSTPAALGYWTPENRSNEWRSLGNHSNSHGYGFPEDASYTRLKDITLSYNFGQNALNKIGIGGLQLYVSGRNLYTWTNWLGWDPEARDITRGSANDNLNYPMVRTYVLGANITF; encoded by the coding sequence ATGAGAAAACCTCTATTTTCAGTACCGATTCATCTCAGGGGCGTAGCCTTAATCATGCTAGGTGGTGGCTTATTACTAAGTCCTGCGGCAGAAGCGAAGGATCGGGGAGTGAACTTAAGCGCTATTAATGCGGTGGTCAACCGTAATCTGGAAGGTAAAGTGACAGACACTAACGGCGATCCCATTCCAGGAGTTAACATTCGGGTAGAAGGCACTACATTAGGAGTCATTTCTGATGTGAACGGGGACTTTAAGTTATCTGTTCCGGATGGCAGAGTAACTTTAGTATTCACTTCCGTAGGGTACTTAGAGCAGAAGGTAGTTGTAAACCCCGGACAAACGGTAGTAAATGTCAGTTTAGAAGACGATAGCAAACTGATGTCAGAAGTGGTAGTAGTAGGTTATGGTACTCAAAAGCGTTCTGACATTACGGGTTCTGTGGCATCTGTTCCAAAGGAAAGATTGTCTAACCTACCTGTGAATAACGTGATGCAAGCTGTACAGGGTGCGGTAGCTAACGTATCCGTTTCTCAAGCGTCTTCCATTCCGGGTGATGCTCCATCTACTCAGATCAGAGGTAGAAACTCTATCAATGCCTCTTCAGAACCTTATGTAGTTGTGGATGGGATTCCATTATCCAGAACTGACGGTTCTATTAATGACATCAACCCTAATGATGTAGCTTCCATAGAGATCCTTAAGGACCCTTCGGCGGTGGCTATTTACGGGGTGAACGGTTCTAATGGTGTAATCTTGATTACAACAAAGAGAGGAACCACAGGAAAACCAACCGTCCGCTATAACACATACGGTGGGGTGGAAGAAGCGGCCCATATCCTTGAGCCTGCATCTCCTGAAGAATTATTAAGACGTTACGCAGAATATTCACGTATCACCAACACCAGTTTATATAACGGAGGTCCGGTACGTAACCAGTACGAGTGGGATAATTACCAGAATGGAGTAACTACAGATTGGTTAGATGCTGTAATGCAAACCGGTGTGGTTCAGAACCATAACGTGGGGATCTCCGGCGGTACAGAAAATGCGAAGTACTTCGTGTCTTTGGATTACCTGGATCAAAAAGGTATAGTGCAAGGATACAACTACAAGCGTTATTCCTTCCGTACGAACACAGACGTCAAGGCTACCAAATATTTAAGCATTGGAACATCTACCTTTATCGTTTCTCATAATAGAGACGGAGGACGTGCAAACCTATTGCAGGCTGCAGCCATGAGCCCTTATGCCAGAATGTATAATGAGGATGGTTCATTAACGCAGTATCCTATGTATTCAGAGCAGCTTTGGGCTAACCCATTGTTGAATACCACTACAAACCCTATCCGTAGACAGTGGAACATTTCTCTTAACGGTTATGCTGATGTAAACTTTGGTAACATCTGGAGACCATTAGCAGGTTTGAATTACAAGTTTAACGCGGGTTATTCCTTTGTTCCGGTGCGTAATAACGAGTACTATGGTAAGTCGGTTTACAACATGTCAGGAACCGGTACCATCACTAACAATGAGTCTCAAACCTATACTTTAGAGAACATTGTAACCTATAACAAAGACTTTGGTAAACATCATTTTGACCTAACCGGACTATACGCTGCGAAGGAGAAGTACTGGCAACAAGCAGTAGCTACCGGACAAGTATTCCCTAATGATGATTTGGAGTGGGGTAACTTGGAGTCTGCATCAACTCAGACGGTTTCCTCTCAGGCTGATAAGTACCGTTCACTATCTCAAATGGGTAGATTGAACTATGGATTTGACAGTAGGTACATGTTCACATTGACGGTACGTAGAGACGGTTCTTCTGTATTTGGTAAGAACAATAAATATGGTACTTTCCCTTCAGCGGCTTTGGCATGGAACATTACTAATGAGTCCTTCATGCAGAAGTATAGTGATGTGTTGACCAACTTGAAACTACGTGTTTCTTACGGTATCTCAGGTAATGAAGCTATAGGTGTATACCAAACTCTAGCTTTGATGAGTTCTGGTTCTCTAGCCATGGACGGCAGACCTTATACTACCTTGAAGGTGCAAAGCAGAATGGGTAACGATGATTTGCAATGGGAAAAAACCAAAGGATTTAACACCGGTCTAGACTTCGGTCTATATAGAAACAGAATCTCAGGTACTATTGACTTCTATAAGACCAATACCTTTGATATGCTTTTGTTACAACGTATCCCTCAGATTACCGGATACAATGACGTATGGTCAAACATAGGCAAGGTAGCGAATACGGGTATTGAACTAACGGTGACCTCCAAAAACATAGTTAAGCCTGACTTCTCCTGGTCTTCTACCGTAGTATTCTCTACAAATAAAAACAAGATAGTAGATGTATACGGTGACGGAAAAGACGATATCGGAAACCGTTGGTTTATAGGCCATCCTGTAGGTGTGATTTATGATTATACCAAAGTAGGCATCTGGCAAGAAGATGAGATAGAGCAAGGACTGAACAAAGGATGGGATGATACTGCTCTTCCGGGCGACTTAAAACTAGCTGACTTGAACAAAGACGGTAAGGTAGATGATAATGACAGAAGTATTCTAGGTCAAACGGCTCCGAAATGGACAGGTGGTTTAACTAACACTTTGACCTACAAAAACTTCAACTTGAACATCTTCATTCAAACCGTACAAGGTGCGTTAAGAAATAACCCGCAGATAGGTGGAGCTTCAGATGAGATGGGAAGAAGAAGTACTCCTGCAGCTTTAGGCTACTGGACTCCAGAAAACCGTAGTAACGAATGGAGATCTCTTGGGAACCACTCGAACTCTCACGGATACGGCTTCCCTGAAGATGCAAGTTACACTCGTCTGAAAGACATTACATTAAGCTATAACTTCGGACAAAACGCTTTGAACAAGATAGGAATAGGTGGATTACAACTTTATGTAAGCGGAAGAAACCTTTACACTTGGACGAACTGGTTAGGATGGGACCCTGAAGCCAGAGATATCACCAGAGGATCTGCGAATGATAACTTGAATTATCCAATGGTTCGTACGTACGTGTTAGGTGCAAACATTACTTTTTAA